Proteins from a single region of Syngnathus typhle isolate RoL2023-S1 ecotype Sweden linkage group LG10, RoL_Styp_1.0, whole genome shotgun sequence:
- the LOC133160569 gene encoding E3 ubiquitin/ISG15 ligase TRIM25-like, protein MMARRVEEDLQCPSCLDIFKDPVLLPCSHSICRTCVEKWWEDKDSRTCPVCRTECRSMELPSNLALRNVCMAFSQISTESEDICRSHKEKLKLFCLDDQELVCLICRDSEIHTNHKFRPIDEVAKHEKKKLQEVLQDAKNRLKDFNEIRDNCNELSDYNKVQRDKVESKIKKDFEELRHFLQVEEEARLSAVKEEEKKKTQMMETKIKALSTDMATLSDIIRTAEEQLMSDDLSLVKNFQTLMTRMQNLPDKPEQLPRGFLLEEAKHVDSRPCPVCRTECRSMELPSNLALRNMCQAFSQISTKSEDICRSHKEKLKLFCLDDQELVCLICRDSEIHTNHQFRPIDEVAKDKKKKLQEVLQDAKNRLKDFNEIRDNCNEQTMYIRVQRVKVESKIKKDFEELRHFLQVEEEARLSAVKEEEKKKTQMMETKIKALSTDMAALSDIIRTAEEQLMSDDLSLMKNFQTLMTRIQKLPDKPEQLPRGFLLEEAKHVGNLKYYVWEKMKEMVPYSPVILDPNTAHPDLSLSEDLTTVRFGIDQPHPKNSEQFKWKGVLGSALALGTHVWDVEVSDNTNWTVGMLLGDPWLTKTVKAWIFTRRQIKYKMFVQDVSRTAQLQSGGHELKHITDWTLVDWWGGPFLPEPMEARVLPRVNVERTITNRRDQPVHHGFFREKLQRIRVQANTKDGSVTFFNGDNKMKLYCFNKPYNTSYINNEKMFPYFWTNGRNPLKIRPLELRVMTS, encoded by the exons ATGATGGCTCGCCGAGTTGAGGAGGATCTCCAATGTCCGTCCTGTTTGGACATCTTTAAGGATCCCGTCTTACTGCCGTGTAGTCACAGCATCTGTCGTACATGTGTGGAGAAATGGTGGGAGGATAAAGACAGTCGGACGTGCCCAGTCTGTAGGACGGAGTGCAGATCGATGGAGCTCCCTTCGAACTTGGCTCTGAGGAACGTGTGCATGGCCTTTTCACAAATCTCAACGGAGTCAGAGGACATCTGCCGCTCGCACAAGGAGAAACTCAAACTCTTCTGTTTGGACGACCAGGAGCTTGTGTGCCTCATCTGCAGAGATTCGGAAATCCACACCAACCACAAGTTCCGCCCCATTGATGAAGTTGCCAAACATGAGAAAAAGAAACTCCAAGAAGTCCTGCAGGATGCAAAGAACAGACTGAAAGATTTTAATGAGATAAGGGACAACTGCAATGAATTATCCGACTACAACAAGGTCCAGAGGGACAAGGTGGAAAGCAAGATTAAGAAGGATTTCGAGGAGCTTCGGCACTTCCTGCAGGTTGAGGAGGAGGCCAGGTTGTCTGCTGtgaaggaggaagagaagaagaagactcAGATGATGGAGACGAAAATTAAGGCTCTCAGTACAGACATGGCCACTCTCTCAGACATAATCAGAACCGCAGAGGAGCAGCTGATGTCTGACGACCTTTCCCTCGTGAAGAACTTCCAGACTTTGATGACCAGAATGCAGAACCTGCCCGACAAGCCCGAGCAGCTCCCAAGGGGATTTCTCCTGGAAGAAGCCAAACACGTGG ACAGTCGCCCGTGCCCAGTCTGTAGAACGGAGTGCAGATCGATGGAGCTCCCTTCGAACTTGGCTCTGAGGAACATGTGCCAGGCCTTTTCACAAATCTCAACGAAGTCGGAGGACATCTGCCGCTCGCATAAGGAGAAACTCAAACTCTTCTGTTTGGACGACCAAGAGCTTGTGTGCCTCATCTGCAGAGATTCCGAAATCCACACCAACCACCAGTTCCGCCCCATTGATGAAGTTGCAAAAGataagaaaaagaaactccAAGAAGTCCTGCAGGATGCAAAGAATAGACTGAAAGATTTTAATGAGATAAGGGACAACTGCAATGAACAAACCATGTACATCAGGGTCCAGAGGGTGAAGGTGGAAAGCAAGATTAAGAAGGATTTCGAGGAGCTTCGGCACTTCCTGCAGGTTGAGGAGGAGGCCAGGTTGTCTGCTGtgaaggaggaagagaagaagaagactcAGATGATGGAGACGAAAATTAAGGCTCTCAGCACAGACATGGCCGCTCTCTCAGACATAATCAGAACCGCAGAGGAGCAGCTGATGTCTGACGACCTTTCCCTCATGAAGAATTTCCAGACTTTGATGACCAGAATACAGAAGCTGCCCGACAAGCCCGAGCAGCTCCCAAGGGGATTTCTCCTGGAAGAAGCCAAACACGTGGGCAACCTCAAGTACTACGTGTGGGAAAAAATGAAGGAAATGGTCCCCTACAGTCCCGTCATTCTGGACCCCAACACAGCCCATCCAGACCTCAGTCTGTCTGAAGACCTGACCACTGTGAGATTTGGAATAGACCAGCCGCACCCAAAGAATTCTGAACAGTTCAAGTGGAAGGGTGTGCTCGGTTCTGCTTTGGCTTTGGGAACACACGTGTGGGATGTTGAGGTGAGTGACAACACAAACTGGACAGTGGGGATGTTGTTGGGGGATCCTTGGCTGACAAAGACCGTGAAAGCATGGATTTTCACGCGtcgtcaaataaaatacaaaatgtttgTACAAGACGTCTCTCGCACCGCGCAGTTGCAATCAGGGGGCCATGAGCTGAAACACATCACAGACTGGACATTGGTGGATTGGTGGGGGGGTCCTTTTCTGCCAGAACCCATGGAAGCAAGGGTTTTGCCACGGGTAAATGTTGAGAGAACAATCACAAACAGGAGAGACCAACCTGTGCATCACGGATTTTTTCGAGAGAAACTGCAGAGGATCCGAGTTCAAGCGAACACCAAAGACGGATCGGTTACATTTTTCAACGGTGATAACAAAATGAAGTTGTACTGTTTCAACAAGCCCTATAATACCTCGTATATTAATAACGAGAAAATGTTTCCTTACTTTTGGACGAATGGTAGAAATCCTCTGAAAATACGTCCACTTGAACTTCGTGTTATGACTTCTTGA
- the LOC133160567 gene encoding neuronal acetylcholine receptor subunit alpha-7-like: protein MERPVANDSHGLTVHFSITLMQVMDVDEKNQILTTNIWLQMQWYDHYLQWNQSEYPGVKNLRFTADQIWTPDILLYNSAHDKFDSTFKTNVLVNSSGFCEYLPPGIFISTCNVDVRWFPFDIQRCELKFGSWTFDGWLLDIQMKEADVSGYMPNGEWDLLEVPGGRHEVFYECCAEPYPDVTFVVTLRRRTLYYALNLLIPCVLLSSMTLLVFLLPANSGEKISLGITVLLSLTVFMLMVAEIMPATSDSIPLIGQYFASTMVIVGMSVVATVIVLQFHHHNPNNGQIPHWVNLVLLQWVPWFLRMKRPGEGTEQDLPHSQADTQSKTLSSPATQLTSILPQSLASLRASLAQLHHSPPHGCISRAIIVPHAIHREPSPNLHPQPNGHLPYVGFQGFSPTAEAQSHSQMRNSYGPVGEDGEALDGGADMASHHLSSGRLQETPLSLNPESTTTSPGPGGLEAGMGSGRAAAHSGLNGSRAVDNQLQALLTEVQFLVERVREQDRQLSLAEQWQFAAAVIDRLCLVGFSVFNIICTIAILMAAPNFGESLAKDFL from the exons ATGGAGAGGCCCGTGGCCAACGACTCCCACGGCCTCACCGTCCACTTCTCCATCACTCTCATGCAAGTTATGGATGTG GATGAAAAGAACCAGATCCTCACCACAAATATCTGGCTGCAGATG CAGTGGTATGATCACTACTTGCAATGGAATCAGTCAGAATACCCTGGAGTTAAAAACCTTCGCTTCACCGCAGATCAAATATGGACACCTGACATATTGCTTTATAATAG TGCTCACGACAAGTTTGACAGCACCTTTAAGACCAACGTGTTGGTAAACTCCAGTGGCTTCTGTGAGTATCTGCCTCCAG GAATTTTTATCAGCACGTGTAACGTGGACGTACGCTGGTTCCCCTTTGATATTCAGCGATGCGAGCTGAAGTTTGGCTCCTGGACGTTTGACGGCTGGTTGCTGGACATCCAGATGAAGGAGGCAGATGTGTCGGGATACATGCCCAATGGAGAGTGGGACTTATTGG AGGTGCCCGGCGGTCGCCATGAAGTTTTCTACGAATGTTGCGCAGAGCCTTACCCGGACGTGACCTTTGTGGTCACCTTACGCCGACGGACTCTCTACTACGCTCTCAACCTTCTCATTCCCTGCGTGCTCCTCTCGTCCATGACGCTATTGGTCTTTCTGCTCCCGGCCAACTCTGGCGAGAAGATCAGTTTGG GCATTACTGTTCTACTTTCTCTGACAGTCTTCATGTTGATGGTTGCTGAGATCATGCCCGCCACTTCGGATTCCATACCGCTCATAG GGCAGTATTTTGCCAGCACCATGGTGATCGTTGGCATGTCCGTAGTGGCTACGGTCATTGTCCTCCAGTTCCATCACCACAACCCCAACAATGGCCAAATTCCACATTGG GTGAACTTGGTTCTGCTGCAGTGGGTTCCTTGGTTTCTCCGGATGAAACGACCAGGCGAGGGAACCGAACAAGATCTTCCCCACAGCCAGGCAGACACTCAAAGCAAGACCCTGTCTTCACCTGCCACCCAGCTGACCTCCATTCTCCCTCAGAGCCTGGCCTCCTTGAGAGCCAGTCTGGCTCAGCTTCACCACTCACCACCACACGGATGCATCTCCAGAGCCATCATCGTCCCACATGCCATCCACAGAGAACCCAGCCCCAATCTACACCCTCAACCAAACGGTCATCTGCCTTACGTAGGCTTCCAGGGCTTTTCACCCACAGCAGAAGCCCAAAGTCACAGTCAAATGAGAAACTCCTACGGACCTGTAGGTGAAGATGGAGAGGCACTGGATGGAGGGGCAGATATGGCGAGTCATCACCTTTCATCTGGGAGATTGCAGGAAACGCCATTGTCGCTAAACCCAGAATCGACGACTACGTCTCCCGGGCCAGGTGGATTAGAAGCTGGGATGGGCTCAGGGAGGGCGGCCGCCCACAGTGGCCTCAATGGAAGCAGAGCAGTGGACAACCAGCTCCAAGCTCTTCTCACAGAAGTGCAGTTCTTGGTAGAACGGGTTCGCGAGCAGGACCGCCAGCTCAGTTTGGCCGAGCAGTGGCAGTTCGCCGCAGCAGTCATCGACCGATTGTGTCTGGTCGGATTCAGCGTCTTCAACATCATCTGCACCATCGCCATTCTCATGGCCGCACCCAATTTTGGAGAATCTCTGGCCAAAGACTTCCTCTAA
- the LOC133160568 gene encoding uncharacterized protein LOC133160568 encodes MSQFPNLINSTKSIRPAETHGALTFSRMGNLTSIKCYFTEDSFNLLEELLKTTSLSAKEQQMATAEKMFMRQFVLLAMENRVPPCLLPKDMKAWLMKKRQFQQEYKEMAKSVDPSMLQMIQVAWTITRILNLNKLQTEVYKELTEEARLSQLLSRKVTLEGLRKFWMLLLPQAERDTEAFLSQLCNKLLRLLNKTQMTMAERLHLCPLFHSATTRSLVLRIIETALNKLLEELEPSAEEKSISATLPQRSANASKAIGMMLVNALGPIPVLRQYVPQGQLWCFCIAAACDITQSLFQKFVEGSVSYDTMDYDGTFVTARSSVLSAIVQMVYLDEE; translated from the exons ATGAGCCAATTTCCAAACTTGATCAATTCAACAAAAAGCATCAGACCAGCAGAAACGCACGGAGCTCTCACGTTTTCAAGGATGGGAAATCTAACGTCTATCAA ATGCTACTTCACAGAGGATTCTTTCAACCTGCTTGAAGAACTCCTCAAAACGACTTCTTTATCAGCGAAGGAGCAACAAATGGCCACTGCAGAG aaaatgttcatgaggcagtTTGTGCTCCTGGCCATGGAAAACCGAGTCCCACCGTGCCTGTTGCCGAAAGACATGAAGGCGTGGTTGATGAAGAAAAGACAATTCCAGCAAGA GTACAAAGAGATGGCAAAGAGTGTGGATCCCAGCATGCTTCAGATGATTCAAGTG GCCTGGACAATAACACGGATCCTAAACTTGAATAAGCTTCAGACGGAAGTCTACAAGGAACTAACGGAAGAGGCACGCCTATCGCAATTGCTCAGTAGGAAG GTCACGCTTGAAGGCCTCCGAAAGTTCTGGATGCTACTGTTGCCTCAAGCCGAACGAGACACCGAGGCTTTCCTCAGCCAACTTTGCAACAAGCTTCTGAGGTTACTGAACAAGACCCAGATGACCATGGCAGAAAGACTACATCTTTGCCCACTGTTCCACAGTGCTACTACTAGGTCCCTGGTGCTGCGTATAATAGAAACGGCTCTGAACAAGCTTCTGGAGGAGTTGGAGCCATCCGCCgaagagaaaagcatcagcgCGACTTTGCCGCAAAGATCTGCCAATGCCAGCAAGGCCATCGGCATGATGCTGGTCAACGCTCTGGGTCCGATCCCAGTCTTGCGTCAATACGTGCCACAAGGTCAACTCTGGTGCTTCTGCATTGCCGCCGCTTGCGACATAACCCAGAGCTTGTTCCAAAAGTTTGTTGAGGGCTCTGTAAGCTACGACACCATGGACTATGATGGAACTTTTGTCACTGCACGAAGTAGTGTCCTGAGTGCCATTGTGCAAATGGTCTACCTGGATGAAGAGTAA